A single region of the Parasphingorhabdus litoris DSM 22379 genome encodes:
- a CDS encoding NAD(P)/FAD-dependent oxidoreductase, protein MTKKITIIGGGYAGTMLARELDQHADITLIEPREKWVHNVAMIRALARPELLDEIVIPYDGLLKNGKIIRGRVASIEGNIATLQDGFEIAGDMIVIATGSTYAAPFKMQGDDEAAFLTKAKQVINQIDKAKNIAIVGAGAVGSELAGELAFARPEKQVTLISADENLFPDYPAKLGRSMLRQLGELGVKVRLGERIANLKQTDAPFVPTKNKIKLSDGFPIDADLVIPVIGSKPVTDLLRALEDVTFDESGRAKVDGWLRPTANPDLFVVGDIASTGDTMTIVGLTRQVGWLKKALKAHLRGKRLEDINPYKPWSKPLILLPLGPDKGAGALPFGVTGPFSTSTIKGKKLFIPRYHREFDWKP, encoded by the coding sequence ATGACCAAAAAAATCACAATCATTGGCGGCGGTTATGCCGGAACGATGCTGGCGCGGGAGCTGGATCAGCATGCCGATATCACCTTGATCGAGCCGCGTGAAAAATGGGTGCATAATGTCGCGATGATCCGCGCCTTGGCTCGACCGGAGCTGCTGGACGAGATTGTCATTCCCTATGATGGGTTGCTGAAAAACGGCAAAATCATACGCGGCCGCGTGGCCTCGATTGAAGGCAATATTGCGACATTGCAGGATGGGTTCGAAATTGCCGGTGACATGATCGTCATCGCCACCGGTTCAACCTATGCGGCCCCGTTTAAAATGCAGGGCGACGATGAAGCTGCTTTTCTGACCAAGGCCAAGCAGGTCATCAACCAGATCGACAAGGCGAAAAATATCGCCATTGTCGGCGCGGGTGCTGTGGGCAGTGAGCTGGCCGGTGAACTCGCTTTCGCGCGGCCCGAGAAACAGGTCACGTTGATCTCTGCTGATGAAAATCTGTTTCCGGACTATCCAGCCAAGCTCGGGCGTTCGATGCTAAGGCAATTGGGAGAGCTGGGCGTGAAGGTCCGGTTGGGAGAACGGATCGCAAATCTGAAACAAACCGATGCGCCGTTCGTGCCGACCAAGAACAAGATCAAACTGTCCGACGGATTTCCGATTGATGCCGATCTGGTGATTCCAGTCATTGGGTCGAAACCGGTAACAGATCTGTTGCGAGCACTCGAGGATGTGACATTTGATGAAAGCGGGCGAGCGAAAGTCGATGGCTGGCTGAGACCAACAGCCAATCCCGATCTGTTCGTCGTGGGCGATATTGCCAGCACTGGCGATACGATGACAATTGTCGGGCTGACCCGCCAGGTGGGCTGGCTCAAAAAAGCCCTGAAAGCTCATTTGCGCGGCAAACGGCTTGAAGATATCAACCCCTATAAGCCTTGGTCCAAGCCATTGATATTATTGCCATTGGGGCCAGATAAGGGCGCTGGCGCATTGCCTTTTGGTGTGACAGGACCGTTTTCGACTTCGACGATCAAGGGCAAAAAACTGTTCATCCCGCGCTATCATCGAGAATTTGACTGGAAGCCTTAG
- a CDS encoding diacylglycerol/lipid kinase family protein, translating to MLVQLIHNPASGTHHDLRLGVLAQAFEACGAKIIMGTTEIDGRMDLVKECDLICVSGGDGTLRLVIAAMQKSGLKTPLCIFPAGTVNLVAREIGYSSQPEQFASEVMRGYLEGAEARLKEPVASSNHGPFAACLSAGPDGVAVANHSPQLKKKIGRSAYVWSFAKLFLRWPRQKFDLQVTTSDESENELSCEAFYVAKGRYFAGPWSLTPEAGMGEDHFHLITLSRASRRHFLRFMITIARGKDPENLPFAQSCRTRSLTIKNTGKPVNNKFFQEDGDEMTVAPQRIMMTDHVIEYCLPSVG from the coding sequence ATGCTTGTTCAACTGATCCACAATCCGGCATCGGGCACCCATCATGACTTGCGGCTCGGCGTGCTTGCCCAGGCCTTCGAAGCCTGCGGGGCCAAAATAATTATGGGCACAACGGAAATCGATGGCCGCATGGATCTGGTGAAAGAATGCGACCTCATCTGTGTCTCCGGCGGCGACGGCACGCTCCGGTTGGTGATTGCCGCGATGCAAAAAAGCGGATTGAAAACGCCGCTTTGTATTTTTCCCGCTGGCACAGTGAATCTGGTCGCCCGCGAAATTGGATACTCCTCTCAGCCAGAACAGTTTGCTAGTGAAGTGATGCGCGGTTATCTCGAAGGAGCGGAGGCACGACTGAAAGAGCCTGTGGCGAGCAGCAATCACGGCCCTTTTGCAGCATGTCTGAGTGCTGGGCCTGATGGCGTTGCCGTTGCCAATCATTCCCCGCAGCTGAAAAAGAAAATTGGCCGCTCCGCTTATGTATGGTCCTTTGCCAAACTCTTTTTGCGTTGGCCGCGGCAAAAATTTGATCTGCAGGTCACCACTTCAGACGAATCTGAGAATGAGCTGTCATGTGAAGCTTTTTATGTTGCCAAAGGCCGGTATTTTGCCGGCCCATGGTCCCTGACTCCAGAGGCAGGCATGGGAGAAGATCATTTTCATCTCATAACACTATCGCGGGCCAGCCGCCGCCATTTTCTTCGTTTCATGATTACGATTGCTCGCGGGAAAGATCCGGAAAACCTGCCTTTTGCTCAATCCTGCCGCACGCGATCACTGACCATTAAAAACACCGGAAAACCCGTAAACAATAAATTTTTTCAGGAAGATGGCGATGAAATGACGGTCGCACCACAGCGCATCATGATGACAGATCATGTGATAGAATATTGCTTACCATCTGTCGGCTAG
- the rsmG gene encoding 16S rRNA (guanine(527)-N(7))-methyltransferase RsmG: MTEQEAQDWLRKTFDVPRETWEKLENFLALLAEEMQHQNLISKSTADHVWDRHIVDSAQLLLHAPKGEGEKIWMDLGTGAGFPGIVIAILGDYKVQMVESRGRRVNFLESVVQQLELTEKALVFGDRLENVESHPVNVISARAFAPLQKLLSLSHRFSTENTVWLLPKGKNAVRELKGLSPKRQKMFHVEQSLTDPEAGILVGLG, translated from the coding sequence ATGACCGAACAAGAGGCGCAGGACTGGTTGCGCAAGACATTTGATGTTCCACGTGAAACATGGGAAAAGCTTGAGAATTTTCTGGCATTGCTGGCCGAAGAAATGCAGCATCAGAATCTCATTTCCAAGTCTACAGCTGACCATGTGTGGGACCGCCATATTGTCGATAGTGCCCAATTGCTTCTCCACGCACCCAAAGGCGAAGGTGAGAAAATCTGGATGGATCTCGGGACTGGCGCTGGTTTTCCCGGGATCGTCATTGCCATATTGGGCGACTATAAAGTGCAAATGGTGGAATCACGCGGGCGCCGCGTCAACTTCCTTGAATCTGTCGTGCAACAGCTTGAATTGACCGAAAAAGCCTTGGTTTTCGGCGATCGCTTGGAGAATGTCGAAAGCCATCCCGTGAATGTGATTAGCGCCAGAGCGTTTGCACCGTTGCAAAAATTGCTTTCACTTTCGCACCGGTTTTCCACAGAAAATACGGTTTGGCTCTTACCAAAAGGCAAAAATGCGGTAAGGGAGTTAAAAGGCTTATCGCCAAAACGGCAAAAAATGTTCCACGTGGAACAAAGTTTGACCGACCCGGAAGCGGGAATATTGGTGGGTTTGGGCTGA
- a CDS encoding carboxypeptidase-like regulatory domain-containing protein, giving the protein MMKNHLSIIGQRFKSLAMAAGISTILAASPLMGQGAHAQSSNNQAAWTANDDDALLFDLRSGKYRLGDGIRGYQTDKGVCVDFGDVIMALDVPIRLDKKSRRATGWVFAERETLIVERDSATVQKGNGRSNLSKTDIYDTPEGWCVNVESLSGWLDLALAPDLSNALLIIKSDRKLPFQLALERKERAAKIRPRRSFDLSSLPQSTEPYKFWRTPSVDAVVSAGGLRDKRSGQQMDVRYELFASGEIGKASFDARLSSDDKGVPESLRVRAYRTDPKGGLLGPLKATHFALGDVSTFSTPLVSQSTAGRGAVITNRPVDRPDNFDRTSFRGELPEGWDAELYRNGQLLAFAETRSDGRYEFIDVPLLYGQNRFEVVLYGPQGQIRRETKSVPVGLDSIPPRKTYYWAGGQEAGKDLINFNSFLPIEQAGWRGGFGLERGLNAKTSVAASLFSLQIDGERHNYVEGSVRRAVGPALVELTASSDLQKGTAFRGQLLGELGKTFITAETIWAQGNFRSDHVEQNVNGRHSLSLDHNFKFGGKIVPFHIDAQYETRNDGRSSLDITGRASLNLRRFSLTGELSWEQRYSDLGPNPPDIAEARLLTNGRFGGIRLRGEAVYRIAPEKRFERVNFTGEWRAGDRADWRAELGYDVGLDRGRAGIGIIRRFDKFSLTASAEAATDGSVAAGLNLAFSLGPDPRNGKFRFSNNKLANNGQALAIVYRDKNRDGKRQAEEELVENVELTAGKSVALTPTDADGQSIIDNLEPFRPVLIGIDTSSLPDPYVQPALPGIVVTPRPGIATTVELPLVSAGEVEGTLVRKGGSALAGVGLELIDVTGQVTHKTQSEFDGFFLFEGVPYGAYQLRIQKLSVQAIGVSPVTNIRAVVDDDNQIARLGVVAAASDSIMAERRDVPTGVPAGLPAP; this is encoded by the coding sequence ATGATGAAGAACCACCTTTCCATAATCGGCCAGCGTTTCAAATCGCTGGCAATGGCCGCCGGGATCAGCACGATTCTGGCGGCTTCGCCGCTTATGGGGCAGGGTGCTCATGCTCAATCTTCAAACAATCAGGCGGCATGGACGGCAAATGATGATGACGCGTTGCTTTTTGATTTGCGATCGGGCAAATATCGCCTGGGCGATGGCATTCGCGGTTACCAGACGGACAAAGGTGTCTGTGTCGACTTTGGTGATGTCATCATGGCTTTGGATGTACCTATTAGGTTGGACAAAAAGTCGCGCCGCGCAACTGGCTGGGTGTTTGCCGAACGCGAAACGCTGATCGTTGAGCGCGATAGCGCAACGGTACAAAAGGGGAACGGCAGGTCAAATCTGTCGAAAACCGATATTTACGACACCCCAGAAGGCTGGTGTGTCAATGTCGAAAGCCTGTCGGGCTGGCTAGATCTCGCGCTGGCGCCAGATCTGTCCAATGCTTTGCTCATAATTAAATCGGACCGGAAACTTCCCTTTCAACTGGCGTTGGAACGTAAGGAACGGGCCGCGAAAATCAGGCCGCGGCGCAGTTTTGACCTGTCTAGCCTGCCACAATCCACAGAGCCCTATAAATTCTGGCGGACGCCATCGGTTGATGCGGTGGTTTCTGCTGGCGGCCTGCGCGACAAACGCTCAGGGCAACAGATGGATGTGCGTTATGAGCTATTTGCCTCTGGCGAAATTGGCAAAGCTTCGTTCGATGCCCGTTTATCATCTGATGACAAGGGTGTGCCGGAAAGCCTACGGGTGCGCGCTTACCGAACAGATCCCAAAGGCGGCCTTTTAGGACCGCTCAAAGCCACGCATTTTGCACTTGGCGATGTTTCGACCTTTTCAACACCTTTGGTATCGCAGAGCACTGCCGGACGCGGAGCGGTCATCACCAATCGCCCGGTCGACCGGCCCGATAATTTCGACCGCACCAGCTTTCGCGGTGAATTGCCGGAAGGTTGGGATGCAGAGCTATACCGCAACGGCCAGTTGCTCGCTTTTGCAGAGACGCGTTCAGATGGCCGCTACGAGTTTATCGATGTGCCGCTTCTTTATGGGCAGAATCGCTTTGAAGTCGTGCTCTATGGCCCGCAAGGCCAGATTCGCCGCGAGACCAAGTCTGTTCCGGTAGGGCTCGACTCCATACCGCCTCGCAAAACCTATTATTGGGCCGGGGGACAAGAAGCAGGCAAGGATCTGATCAATTTCAACTCATTCCTGCCGATAGAACAAGCCGGTTGGCGCGGTGGTTTTGGTCTGGAGCGCGGGCTCAATGCCAAAACATCGGTTGCTGCTTCCCTATTCAGTCTGCAGATTGATGGTGAGCGACATAATTATGTGGAAGGCTCGGTCCGCCGTGCTGTTGGCCCGGCACTGGTTGAGCTGACCGCATCGTCCGATCTGCAAAAGGGCACGGCTTTTCGCGGTCAATTGCTGGGTGAGCTTGGTAAAACCTTCATCACCGCCGAGACGATCTGGGCACAGGGTAATTTCAGGTCAGATCATGTCGAACAAAACGTGAACGGGCGACATAGTCTGTCGCTGGACCACAATTTCAAATTTGGTGGCAAGATCGTACCGTTCCATATCGATGCCCAATATGAGACTCGTAACGATGGCCGTTCTTCTCTGGATATAACCGGGCGAGCGTCACTCAACTTGCGCCGATTCTCGCTTACCGGTGAGTTGAGTTGGGAGCAAAGATATAGCGATCTCGGCCCGAACCCACCTGATATCGCGGAGGCCCGCTTGCTCACCAATGGGCGATTTGGCGGCATACGGCTGCGCGGCGAGGCCGTGTACCGAATTGCGCCCGAGAAACGTTTCGAAAGGGTTAATTTTACTGGCGAGTGGCGCGCGGGAGACCGCGCCGACTGGCGGGCGGAGCTGGGCTATGATGTCGGACTGGACCGCGGTCGTGCTGGCATCGGGATAATCCGGCGTTTCGACAAATTCTCTCTGACCGCCAGTGCCGAGGCCGCCACCGATGGTTCTGTTGCGGCGGGATTGAATCTTGCGTTCAGCCTGGGCCCGGATCCGCGCAATGGCAAATTCCGTTTCTCGAACAACAAACTGGCCAATAATGGTCAGGCGTTGGCAATTGTTTATCGCGACAAGAATCGCGATGGCAAACGACAGGCTGAGGAAGAATTGGTTGAAAATGTCGAATTGACTGCCGGCAAATCCGTTGCGCTGACGCCGACAGATGCGGACGGACAGTCTATTATCGACAATCTTGAACCGTTCCGGCCGGTTTTGATAGGCATCGATACCAGCAGCTTACCCGATCCTTATGTACAACCTGCTCTGCCCGGTATTGTTGTGACACCGCGCCCCGGCATTGCGACAACGGTTGAGTTACCGTTGGTCAGCGCGGGCGAAGTGGAAGGGACGCTGGTCCGCAAAGGCGGCAGTGCTTTAGCCGGTGTTGGTCTCGAACTAATCGATGTTACGGGCCAGGTGACTCATAAAACGCAAAGTGAATTTGATGGATTTTTCCTGTTCGAAGGCGTTCCTTATGGTGCCTATCAATTGCGGATTCAAAAATTGTCCGTGCAGGCCATTGGTGTATCGCCGGTCACGAACATAAGGGCCGTTGTGGATGATGATAACCAGATCGCGAGACTGGGCGTAGTTGCTGCTGCTTCCGATTCAATCATGGCCGAACGGAGAGATGTGCCTACCGGCGTTCCGGCGGGACTGCCAGCTCCGTGA
- a CDS encoding alpha/beta fold hydrolase — MQITANGINIEVEDHGKASDPAILLIMGYGTQLIAWPMDFVNGLVDAGFRVVAFDNRDVGLSYKCDGVRAPGPIRQIFTKRFFPSQNLAPYNLSDMARDAVGVLDALDIEKAHIVGASMGGMIGQLVAADHEERVLSLTPIMSSTNAPGLPGAEPMVRKGLIQSARAKATTIEEALAVGMAFSSIIASEEGRAREDERRALMKIALERSFYPAGRSRQMAAIIETGNLRPKAQTISVPTMVVHGTADPLIPHPCGEDIAANVNNARLELVDGMGHDLPPSKLPVMVELIADHCSAA, encoded by the coding sequence ATGCAAATCACCGCCAATGGCATTAATATTGAAGTAGAAGACCATGGCAAAGCCAGTGATCCGGCGATTTTGTTGATCATGGGATATGGGACTCAACTTATTGCCTGGCCCATGGATTTTGTGAATGGACTGGTTGATGCTGGATTTCGGGTGGTTGCGTTTGATAATCGCGATGTCGGGCTTTCGTACAAATGCGATGGGGTGCGCGCTCCTGGACCGATCCGCCAGATTTTCACCAAACGATTTTTCCCGAGCCAAAACCTGGCACCTTATAATCTCAGCGATATGGCGCGAGATGCGGTTGGCGTTTTGGATGCGCTTGATATTGAAAAGGCGCATATTGTTGGCGCTTCGATGGGCGGCATGATCGGACAGCTGGTGGCCGCTGATCACGAGGAACGGGTGTTGTCGCTTACACCGATCATGTCATCTACCAACGCACCCGGTTTGCCCGGCGCGGAACCCATGGTTCGCAAGGGTCTTATTCAGTCCGCCCGCGCGAAAGCAACGACAATTGAGGAAGCGCTGGCTGTTGGTATGGCTTTCTCTTCCATCATCGCATCGGAAGAAGGGCGGGCACGAGAGGATGAGCGTAGGGCTTTGATGAAAATTGCCCTGGAACGCAGTTTTTATCCGGCCGGCCGGTCACGACAAATGGCTGCGATTATAGAGACTGGCAATTTGCGACCCAAAGCCCAAACAATTTCAGTTCCGACCATGGTTGTTCACGGCACGGCGGATCCGCTTATTCCCCATCCATGCGGCGAAGATATCGCGGCCAATGTCAACAATGCGCGGTTAGAGCTTGTCGATGGGATGGGTCACGATTTGCCGCCCAGCAAATTGCCGGTGATGGTGGAATTGATTGCCGACCATTGCAGCGCTGCCTAA
- a CDS encoding DUF4402 domain-containing protein, whose product MSKFIKAALASSVLAASVMGANAAHAATASADARANILEQVTVTNTSDLDFATIVTGATAGTVVVDSAGAVTCDAALVCSGTTTAAGFTVAGTTGQTVDIDADANVTLTNAGGNAMVATLTESATTLTISGVAATDVFSVGGSLAVGANQADGAYLGNFDVTVNYQ is encoded by the coding sequence ATGTCTAAATTTATCAAAGCCGCATTGGCTTCTTCCGTTCTTGCCGCGTCTGTAATGGGTGCGAATGCTGCTCACGCTGCAACGGCTTCTGCTGATGCGCGCGCCAACATTCTGGAGCAGGTAACGGTTACCAACACTTCAGATCTTGACTTCGCAACCATCGTTACCGGCGCAACCGCTGGCACCGTAGTTGTCGATTCAGCTGGTGCTGTTACCTGTGACGCCGCTTTGGTATGTTCAGGCACAACCACGGCTGCTGGCTTCACCGTTGCTGGTACAACCGGTCAGACTGTTGACATTGACGCAGACGCAAATGTTACGCTGACCAATGCTGGAGGTAACGCCATGGTCGCAACCCTGACGGAAAGCGCAACGACGCTGACCATTTCTGGTGTTGCTGCAACCGACGTTTTCTCGGTTGGTGGTAGCCTGGCTGTTGGTGCAAACCAAGCTGATGGCGCTTATCTGGGTAACTTCGACGTAACCGTCAACTACCAGTAA
- a CDS encoding fimbrial biogenesis chaperone, with the protein MTTSGLKRFKKLYTGLAIMGSALFLSNNPAQAAGDLLVAPTRIVLDGQRGTEVILNNIGSETATYRISLELRRMTAEGKLKEVSADEVNATEQAAKDMIRYAPRRVTLPPNQPQAIRLGIRPPQGLEDGEYRAHLLFRAIPKAKSVTEQSNPTGGFTIALTPIYGVTIPVIIRQGNLEATAGIANARVESDDKGQAFAFDLSRTGNRSTYGEIRVRKQGESEPILVARGIAIYPEVTSRKVTLPVPAEIAAKLKGAISVEYYEPDNAGGGLITKSQMVLR; encoded by the coding sequence ATGACGACCAGCGGTCTGAAACGATTCAAAAAATTATATACGGGGCTCGCCATAATGGGATCGGCCCTATTTCTCTCAAATAACCCGGCGCAGGCCGCTGGCGACTTGCTGGTTGCTCCAACCCGTATCGTTCTTGACGGTCAGCGGGGTACAGAGGTTATTCTTAATAATATCGGTTCTGAAACAGCGACTTACCGGATCTCCCTGGAATTGCGGCGGATGACGGCTGAGGGTAAGCTGAAAGAAGTCAGTGCCGACGAAGTCAACGCCACCGAACAGGCTGCGAAGGACATGATCCGTTATGCGCCGCGCCGTGTTACTCTTCCGCCAAACCAGCCACAGGCCATTCGGCTCGGCATACGGCCTCCTCAGGGCTTGGAAGACGGCGAATATCGCGCCCATTTGCTGTTTCGTGCAATTCCCAAAGCGAAAAGCGTGACCGAGCAATCAAACCCCACGGGCGGTTTCACCATCGCGCTCACACCAATTTATGGTGTAACCATTCCGGTTATAATTAGGCAAGGTAATTTGGAAGCAACAGCTGGCATAGCCAATGCGCGCGTTGAATCTGATGACAAAGGCCAGGCATTTGCCTTTGACTTAAGCCGTACAGGCAATCGATCGACATATGGAGAGATCCGCGTCCGCAAACAGGGTGAAAGCGAGCCCATATTGGTCGCCCGCGGCATTGCCATCTACCCTGAAGTGACGAGCCGAAAGGTGACATTGCCGGTACCAGCGGAAATTGCCGCGAAGCTCAAAGGCGCTATTTCCGTTGAATATTATGAACCTGATAATGCTGGTGGTGGTTTGATCACCAAAAGCCAGATGGTTCTGAGATAG
- a CDS encoding ParB/RepB/Spo0J family partition protein — protein sequence MAKEEEPALPKKAAIKKATGLGRGLNSLFGEIQREEPLVQAPEAEPEEGSPEARSDGLRSVAISDIRPNPDQPRQTFDNEALDELADSMKQRGVIQPIVVRPHGKNFQIVAGERRWRAAQRARLHRVPAIIRNLNDAETLEIAIVENVQRRDLNAVEEAEAYVKLKDDFGHSQAKLAELVGKSRSHIANLMRLLELPEAVRTLVGEEKLTMGHARALINAPDSEELAKQVVKQGLSVRDTEKLVRKALGGSRRKNSKSLTGASENDADIRAVESHLGDLLGLKVTIQSKGQTGAGSMTIDYSNLDQLDLICQRLTGEHI from the coding sequence ATGGCAAAAGAAGAAGAGCCAGCCCTGCCCAAAAAGGCAGCGATCAAGAAAGCAACGGGATTGGGAAGAGGGTTGAATTCGCTCTTTGGAGAGATTCAGCGCGAAGAACCCCTCGTTCAAGCACCAGAAGCTGAGCCAGAAGAAGGTAGTCCCGAAGCCCGTTCCGACGGGCTGCGCTCGGTAGCGATCTCCGATATACGTCCGAATCCAGATCAGCCGCGGCAGACATTTGATAATGAAGCGCTGGACGAGTTAGCCGACAGCATGAAGCAGCGCGGCGTGATTCAGCCGATTGTTGTGCGGCCGCATGGCAAGAACTTTCAGATTGTCGCTGGCGAACGCCGCTGGCGAGCAGCGCAGCGTGCCAGATTGCACCGCGTTCCTGCTATTATCCGCAATTTGAACGATGCCGAAACGCTCGAAATTGCCATTGTTGAAAATGTTCAGCGTCGTGACCTCAATGCCGTGGAGGAAGCCGAGGCCTATGTTAAGCTGAAAGACGATTTTGGCCATAGCCAGGCGAAATTGGCCGAACTTGTGGGGAAATCACGCAGTCATATAGCGAATCTCATGCGTTTGCTGGAACTTCCCGAGGCAGTCCGGACGCTTGTGGGTGAAGAAAAGCTGACCATGGGGCATGCCCGTGCGCTTATTAACGCTCCTGATTCGGAAGAATTGGCCAAGCAGGTGGTCAAGCAAGGCCTGTCCGTACGGGATACCGAAAAGCTGGTACGCAAGGCTTTGGGCGGGTCGCGACGTAAAAATAGCAAGTCTTTGACCGGCGCCAGCGAAAATGATGCAGATATTCGTGCGGTTGAAAGCCATTTGGGCGATTTGTTGGGATTGAAGGTGACTATTCAATCCAAAGGACAGACCGGGGCAGGGTCGATGACTATTGACTATAGCAACCTCGATCAGCTGGACCTTATTTGTCAGCGCTTGACCGGTGAACATATTTAA
- a CDS encoding ParA family protein → MVRIAIANQKGGVGKTTTAINMATALAASGWKVLLIDLDPQGNASTGLGLNQAERTHSSYDLLVSDTPLSDCVVKTPVPGLDIVPATVDLSGAEVELVEFEERTHRLKKALDVGDDDQWDICLIDCPPSLGLLTLNAMVAVESLLVPLQCEFFALEGLSQLLQTVERIRARFNRALSVMGVVLTMYDRRNKLTEQVSDDVRACLGNVVFDTVIPRNVRLSEAPSHGLPALIYDHRCSGSEAYINLARELISRLPERKVAA, encoded by the coding sequence ATGGTCCGGATAGCGATAGCAAATCAAAAAGGCGGCGTTGGCAAGACAACCACAGCCATAAATATGGCAACAGCCCTTGCCGCTAGCGGGTGGAAGGTGTTGTTGATTGACCTTGATCCACAGGGCAATGCATCAACGGGCTTGGGTTTGAATCAGGCTGAACGCACGCATAGCAGCTATGATCTGCTGGTATCGGACACGCCATTATCTGATTGTGTTGTCAAAACACCGGTTCCTGGCCTTGATATTGTGCCCGCGACGGTTGATCTCTCTGGCGCAGAGGTCGAACTGGTTGAATTTGAAGAGCGCACACATCGGTTGAAAAAGGCCCTGGACGTTGGTGATGATGATCAGTGGGATATTTGTCTTATCGATTGTCCACCATCATTGGGCTTGTTGACGCTTAATGCCATGGTTGCAGTTGAATCGCTTTTGGTGCCTCTGCAATGCGAGTTTTTTGCGCTGGAAGGGCTAAGTCAGCTGTTACAGACGGTCGAGCGCATCCGTGCACGTTTCAATCGCGCTCTATCGGTCATGGGTGTGGTGCTCACCATGTATGATCGCCGCAACAAACTTACCGAACAGGTATCAGATGATGTCCGCGCTTGTCTGGGCAATGTTGTGTTTGATACGGTAATCCCCAGAAATGTAAGGCTTTCAGAGGCTCCCAGCCATGGTCTGCCGGCGTTGATCTACGATCATCGTTGCAGCGGATCAGAGGCCTATATCAACCTGGCGCGCGAATTGATTTCTCGCTTGCCAGAACGGAAGGTGGCTGCGTGA